From Daucus carota subsp. sativus chromosome 6, DH1 v3.0, whole genome shotgun sequence, the proteins below share one genomic window:
- the LOC135147186 gene encoding maturase K-like, with product MERAGDIRICLYHHKMYQGKSILASKGTPPLMKKWTYYFFNFWECRFYLWSQLGRICINQLYNNSLSLLGYISSAGLNPSMVRSQMLENAFIIDNPIKKFDTLVPIVPLIGSLAKARFCNVLGHPISKAVWTDLSGSDIIVRFGRICRNISHFFSGSSQKKSLYRIKYILRLSCARTLARKHKSTVRAFLKRSGSGLLEEFFTAEEQVLCLIFPRASSTSHRLYRRRIWYLDIICINDLASVPIKMGNALPLSAV from the coding sequence ATGGAGAGAGCAGGGGACATACGTATTTGTTTGTATCACCACAAAATGTATCAAGGAAAATCAATTCTCGCTTCAAAAGGGACACCCCCTTTGATGAAAAAATGGACATATTACTTTTTCAATTTCTGGGAATGTCGTTTTTACCTATGGTCTCAGCTGGGACGGATCTGTATAAaccaattatataataattcccTATCTCTTCTGGGATATATATCAAGTGCGGGACTAAACCCTTCAATGGTCCGCAGTCAAATGTTAGAAAATGCATTTATAATTGATAATCCTATTAAAAAGTTCGATACTCTTGTTCCAATTGTTCCTCTGATTGGATCATTGGCTAAGGCGAGATTTTGTAACGTATTGGGGCACCCTATTAGTAAGGCGGTTTGGACTGATTTATCAGGTTCTGATATTATTGTCCGATTTGGGCGTATATGCAGAaatatttctcatttttttagtGGATCCTCACAAAAAAAGAGTTTGTATCGAATAAAGTATATACTTCGGCTATCTTGTGCTAGAACTTTGGCTCGTAAACATAAAAGTACTGTACGTGCTTTTTTGAAAAGATCGGGCTCGGGGTTATTGGAAGAATTCTTTACGGCGGAAGAGCAAGTCCTTTGTTTGATCTTTCCAAGAGCTTCTTCCACTTCACATAGGTTATATAGAAGGCGTATTTGGTATTTGGATATTATTTGTATCAATGATTTGGCCAGTGTTCCTATAAAAATGGGAAATGCCCTACCTTTGAGTGCGGTTTGA